In the Hordeum vulgare subsp. vulgare chromosome 7H, MorexV3_pseudomolecules_assembly, whole genome shotgun sequence genome, one interval contains:
- the LOC123408625 gene encoding uncharacterized protein LOC123408625 has translation MEMEEEQKEAPGFLEVPKDILVATKPLTIRTNAGFCSSSDRSNPISPAISFTPHLYSPSPPSSAFVSALQSPYISPRVLEPPEPPAAQPPHRQPHQESKASSVTTTMAQSPASCSNGSQSEDTDAPSASRTPPSERYDSSGIDPVAKISDSGGGGCGGAPPRVSFSFPVPRVSFTRGPVASPSSNAKLRSCDVYIGYHNNGNLGRFCKWLKAELELQGIASFVADRAKYSDTQIHEIADRIICSVAFGVVVVTMSSFLNPFSLEEIRFFAQKKNLIPILFDTEPSEIAGLFDGKLEDKEGKEAFEGLMRCHEFKLEANETNWRSCVSKTVGLLQSKLGRKNIAEKESEGSGGIPFPRNRHFVGREKELSEIEAIFFGSSVDIQEVLDCSRASTTNERSSGVSDGFADEESDTVRTSNAKYISLEMHKCKEPTLEAWIDPVIELSSGKGRSLQKQRSKHRRSRFRCNSKGCGGASVVCINGSSGIGKTELALEFAYRYSQRYKMVLWIGGEARYMRQNILNLSMNLGLDISAEAEKERGRIRSFEEQEIDAFQRVKRELFRDVPYLLIIDNLENERDWWEGKDLHDFIPRNTGATNVIITTRLPRVMNLEPMQLPQLSYIDAMILMKGKLKNDYPADETEVLRKLDERLGRLSFGLSVVGSLLSELMIAPSTLFEAVERISLNENLFPHDANDDGFCRNNSFLIKVLVFCFALMDRAKGGHLTSKMIIAGSWLAPAPVSSTLLAATASKLPMKGSIHLWGESLKTAFLCGTHCFLAPNGRKAEVESALLLVKLGLARKATRHPGCWIQFHPITQLFGKIRGGLAPTTAAVNGVMRAGNPSAYSDHLWASAFLVFGFKSEPPVVQLKAVDMVLFIRKTALPLAIESFMAFSRCGSALELLKVCTNILEEVEKSYTSRMQDWNRGSLSWRKKLQPNHRVDEFIWQEVTLLKATLLETRAKLLLRGGLFDTGEELCRTCISIRTVMLGHGDAQTVAAQETLAKLVRYRSKV, from the coding sequence atggagatggaggaggagcagaaggaggccCCGGGCTTCCTTGAGGTGCCCAAGGACATCCTCGTCGCCACCAAGCCCCTCACCATCAGGACCAATGCCGGGTTCTGCAGCAGCTCCGACCGGTCCAACCCcatctcgccggccatctccttcaCCCCGCACCTctactcgccgtcgccgccgtcctccGCGTTCGTGTCGGCGCTCCAGTCCCCCTACATCTCTCCCCGGGTCCTCGAGCCGCCGGAGCCACCGGCGGCGCAGCCGCCGCACCGGCAGCCGCATCAAGAAAGCAAGGCCTCCAGCGTCACCACCACCATGGCGCAGTCGCCGGCGTCCTGCTCCAACGGGTCCCAGTCGGAGGACACCGACGCGCCGAGCGCGTCCCGCACGCCGCCGTCCGAGCGGTACGACTCCAGCGGCATCGACCCGGTGGCCAAGATTTCagacagcggcggcggcggctgtggcGGTGCGCCGCCGCGCGTGTCCTTCTCGTTCCCCGTGCCGCGGGTGTCCTTCACCAGGGGCCCCGTGGCGTCGCCGTCGTCCAACGCCAAGCTCCGGAGCTGCGACGTGTACATCGGCTACCACAACAACGGTAACCTCGGCAGGTTCTGCAAGTGGCTCAAGGCAGAGCTCGAGCTGCAGGGCATCGCCTCCTTCGTGGCCGACCGTGCAAAGTACTCCGACACGCAGATTCACGAGATTGCCGACCGGATAATTTGCTCCGTGGCGTTCGGCGTGGTGGTGGTCACCATGTCGAGCTTCCTCAACCCCTTCAGCCTCGAGGAGATCAGGTTCTTTGCTCAGAAGAAGAACCTGATCCCTATACTGTTCGACACCGAGCCGTCGGAGATTGCCGGGCTGTTTGATGGCAAATTGGAGGACAAGGAAGGGAAGGAAGCATTTGAAGGGCTGATGCGGTGCCATGAGTTCAAGCTGGAGGCGAATGAGACCAATTGGAGAAGCTGCGTGTCAAAGACAGTCGGATTGCTGCAGTCCAAACTTGGCCGGAAGAACATTGCTGAGAAGGAGAGTGAGGGGTCCGGAGGCATACCTTTCCCACGTAACCGGCATTTCGTCGGAAGGGAGAAAGAGCTGAGTGAAATCGAGGCGATATTCTTCGGATCCTCGGTGGATATCCAAGAAGTGTTGGACTGCTCAAGGGCTTCCACCACAAATGAAAGATCCAGCGGCGTGTCCGATGGCTTTGCCGATGAGGAGAGCGACACTGTGAGGACATCCAATGCCAAGTACATCAGTTTGGAAATGCACAAATGCAAGGAGCCGACATTGGAGGCCTGGATCGATCCGGTGATCGAGCTGTCGTCGGGGAAAGGTAGAAGCCTTCAGAAGCAGAGATCAAAGCACAGGAGGTCAAGGTTCCGGTGCAACAGCAAGGGCTGCGGGGGTGCCAGTGTGGTCTGCATCAATGGCTCCTCAGGTATTGGCAAGACAGAGCTGGCATTGGAGTTTGCTTACCGGTATTCACAGCGGTACAAAATGGTGCTGTGGATTGGAGGGGAGGCTCGGTACATGAGGCAGAACATACTCAACTTATCCATGAACTTGGGGTTGGATATCAGTGCTGAGGCTGAGAAGGAGAGGGGCAGGATCAGGAGCTTTGAGGAGCAGGAGATAGATGCGTTCCAGAGGGTGAAGCGGGAGCTGTTCCGGGATGTGCCCTACTTGCTTATCATTGACAACCTTGAGAACGAGAGGGATTGGTGGGAGGGCAAGGACCTCCATGACTTCATCCCAAGGAACACCGGAGCGACGAATGTCATTATCACCACACGGTTGCCACGCGTGATGAATCTTGAGCCAATGCAGCTGCCGCAGCTATCGTACATTGATGCCATGATCTTGATGAAGGGCAAGCTTAAGAATGACTATCCGGCCGACGAAACGGAAGTACTCAGGAAGCTGGACGAGCGGTTGGGCAGGCTGAGCTTTGGCCTGTCGGTCGTCGGTTCCCTGCTATCCGAGCTCATGATCGCTCCTTCCACTCTGTTTGAGGCAGTGGAGAGAATATCGTTGAATGAGAATTTGTTCCCCCATGATGCCAACGACGACGGCTTCTGCCGTAACAATTCCTTCCTGATAAAGGTCCTGGTCTTCTGCTTTGCCTTGATGGACCGCGCGAAAGGAGGACACCTGACGTCTAAAATGATCATCGCCGGTTCTTGGTTAGCACCTGCTCCCGTGTCGTCGACGCTGTTGGCCGCCACGGCGAGCAAGCTACCGATGAAAGGCAGCATTCACCTCTGGGGTGAGTCCCTGAAGACTGCATTTCTATGTGGCACACATTGCTTTCTAGCTCCCAACGGCCGAAAGGCCGAGGTGGAGTCGGCGCTCTTACTTGTCAAGCTCGGGCTGGCAAGAAAGGCGACCCGACATCCTGGTTGCTGGATCCAGTTCCACCCAATCACGCAGCTCTTTGGCAAGATCAGGGGAGGCCTGGCGCCGACCACCGCGGCCGTGAACGGGGTGATGAGGGCCGGGAATCCCTCGGCGTACTCCGACCACCTGTGGGCTAGTGCATTCCTCGTGTTTGGCTTCAAGTCGGAGCCGCCGGTCGTTCAGCTCAAGGCGGTGGACATGGTGCTCTTCATAAGGAAGACGGCCCTGCCCCTGGCGATCGAGTCCTTCATGGCGTTCTCGCGGTGCGGCTCGGCCCTGGAGCTGCTCAAGGTGTGCACCAACATcctggaggaggtggagaagtccTACACGTCGCGGATGCAGGACTGGAACCGCGGCTCGCTGTCGTGGAGGAAGAAGCTGCAGCCGAACCACCGCGTCGACGAGTTCATCTGGCAGGAGGTGACGCTGCTCAAGGCGACGCTGCTGGAGACGAGGGCGAAGCTGCTGCTCCGGGGCGGGCTGTTCGACACCGGCGAGGAGCTGTGCCGGACCTGCATCAGCATCCGGACCGTGATGCTCGGGCACGGCGACGCCCAGACGGTGGCCGCCCAGGAGACGCTGGCGAAGCTGGTCAGATACAGGAGCAAGGTATGA